The Thermosulfurimonas sp. F29 genome includes a window with the following:
- a CDS encoding HDOD domain-containing protein, with product MLRFLKKFSQYATLLTGDFAKIFKEFSPPPLPQVVLRILDRIAQADTTPADIAPLIEKDPALATQVLKLVNSAFFGLSRNITNIREATTLLGLQQIKTLVLSYGVVRTLKDPKIEGFDLAVFWTDSLFRALFARELARERKFDAEEAFAGALLADVALPVLLTDWYEGYRRVYEAWQEDRGRPLHEVEREILSWDHAQAGAWVLRNWKLPDVLVCCVGLHTRSLTEIAEIGFLEGPVGVVALASRLPSVSAPTRATGLLSEAPLLRFSPATIAAAAERILENFEEIASCLGVEVRPPLEVVEALKAGL from the coding sequence GTGCTCAGGTTTCTAAAGAAGTTCTCCCAGTACGCTACCCTTCTTACCGGAGACTTTGCCAAAATCTTTAAGGAGTTTTCCCCTCCGCCGCTGCCGCAGGTGGTGCTTCGCATCCTGGACCGGATTGCTCAAGCCGACACCACGCCGGCGGACATAGCTCCTCTCATAGAAAAGGATCCGGCGCTGGCCACCCAGGTGCTCAAACTGGTCAATTCGGCCTTCTTCGGTCTTTCCCGAAACATCACCAACATCCGGGAGGCCACCACCCTTCTGGGGTTACAACAAATAAAAACTCTCGTGCTCTCCTATGGAGTGGTAAGGACCCTTAAGGATCCCAAAATAGAGGGCTTTGACCTTGCGGTCTTCTGGACGGATTCTCTTTTTCGGGCCCTTTTTGCCCGGGAGCTGGCCCGGGAAAGGAAGTTCGACGCCGAGGAAGCCTTTGCCGGGGCGCTGCTTGCGGATGTGGCCCTACCGGTGCTGCTTACCGACTGGTACGAGGGATACCGAAGGGTTTATGAGGCCTGGCAGGAGGATCGCGGCCGACCCCTCCACGAGGTGGAAAGGGAGATCCTTTCCTGGGATCACGCCCAGGCCGGGGCCTGGGTGCTTCGCAACTGGAAGCTTCCGGATGTGCTGGTCTGCTGCGTGGGGCTTCACACCCGATCCCTTACCGAGATAGCGGAGATCGGGTTTCTGGAGGGGCCGGTGGGGGTGGTGGCCCTGGCCTCCAGGCTTCCCTCGGTGAGCGCTCCCACCAGGGCCACGGGGCTCCTCTCCGAGGCCCCGCTTCTGCGATTCTCTCCGGCCACCATCGCCGCCGCCGCGGAAAGAATCCTGGAAAACTTCGAGGAAATCGCTTCCTGTCTGGGGGTGGAGGTGCGGCCTCCGCTGGAGGTGGTGGAGGCCCTTAAGGCCGGCCTCTAG
- a CDS encoding HPP family protein, whose product MSEFLWRIARVARLRFFYQAARGRTSVVTALYVLVAGFISLSTLGVAAYVLDWPLIFPVLGPTAFLIFYSPARTMAWPRNCILGHLTALLCGVLIHLILVYFFPGALFGGKLTLVEVIGASAAMALSALIMVFARILHPPAASTAMMAATGYFTSVDRVLGLALSLVVLSLEGVLLHRIAGVEYPWWREPNEEEDLPIRTKLGELTPPPAEDPYRRMAHRLATRRD is encoded by the coding sequence ATGTCGGAATTTCTGTGGCGCATAGCCCGTGTGGCCCGGTTGCGGTTCTTTTACCAGGCCGCAAGGGGCCGCACCTCCGTGGTTACGGCCCTCTATGTCCTGGTGGCGGGATTTATAAGCCTTTCCACCCTGGGCGTGGCCGCCTATGTGCTGGACTGGCCTCTGATTTTTCCGGTCCTGGGGCCCACGGCCTTTCTCATCTTCTACTCCCCGGCCCGCACCATGGCCTGGCCCCGAAACTGCATCCTGGGACACCTCACCGCCCTCCTGTGCGGGGTCCTCATACACCTGATTCTGGTTTATTTCTTTCCCGGCGCACTTTTCGGGGGCAAGCTCACCCTGGTCGAGGTAATAGGGGCCAGTGCCGCCATGGCCCTCTCCGCCCTGATCATGGTCTTTGCTCGCATACTCCATCCCCCTGCCGCCTCCACCGCCATGATGGCCGCCACCGGCTACTTCACCTCCGTGGATCGGGTTCTGGGGCTCGCCCTATCCCTGGTGGTCCTTTCCCTGGAAGGGGTGTTGCTTCACCGGATCGCCGGCGTGGAATACCCCTGGTGGAGGGAACCCAACGAGGAAGAGGATCTTCCCATCCGCACCAAACTGGGGGAACTGACCCCGCCCCCGGCGGAAGACCCCTACCGGCGGATGGCCCACCGCCTGGCCACCCGCCGGGATTGA
- the dnaK gene encoding molecular chaperone DnaK: MADKEKATGPIVGIDLGTTNSCVAILKGGEPEVIPNREGTRTTPSVVAFQESGEILVGMLAKRQAITNAENTIFGIKRLMGRKYEDPVVQEWMKKVPYKIVKAPNGDAHVEVRGKRYSPPEISAMVLRKIKEDLEEYLGQPVKDVVITVPAYFDDTQRQATKDAGRIAGLNVLRIINEPTAACLAYGLDKKKEGTVAVFDLGGGTFDISILEIGEGVFEVKATSGDTFLGGEDFDMRIVDYIAEEFKKEHGIDLRQDRMALQRLKEAAEKAKIELSTVTETEINLPFITADASGPKHLVMKLTRAKLEALVEDLIDRLEEPCRIAMKDAGVTPQDIDEVILVGGMTRMPRVQQKVKEIFGKEPVKGVNPDEVVAMGAAIQAGVLKGEVKDVLLLDVTPLSLGIETLGGVFTVIIPRGTTIPTRKSQIFTTAADNQTSVTIHVLQGERPMAADNKSIARFELVGIPPAPRGVPQIEVTFDIDADGILHVTAKDLGTGKEQSIVVKPSSGLSEEEIQRIIKEAEAHAEEDRRRRELAEARNQADSLIYSTEKSLKDLGDKVPEDLRKQVEEKIAELRKAMEGTDPEAIRRATDELTRVSYRLAEMVYKQTGSQAGGASGAAETGSSGEEKKGGGDEVIDADFEEMK; this comes from the coding sequence ATGGCGGATAAGGAAAAGGCGACCGGACCCATAGTGGGAATCGACCTCGGCACCACCAATTCCTGCGTGGCCATCCTCAAGGGTGGGGAGCCGGAGGTAATCCCCAACCGGGAAGGCACCCGGACCACGCCCTCGGTGGTGGCCTTTCAGGAGAGCGGGGAGATCCTGGTGGGGATGCTGGCCAAGCGGCAGGCCATCACCAACGCCGAGAACACCATCTTCGGCATCAAGCGCCTGATGGGGCGCAAGTACGAGGATCCCGTGGTGCAGGAGTGGATGAAAAAGGTGCCCTATAAGATCGTTAAGGCGCCCAACGGAGACGCGCATGTGGAGGTGCGGGGCAAGCGCTACAGTCCGCCGGAGATCTCGGCCATGGTTCTCCGCAAGATCAAGGAGGACCTGGAGGAGTACCTGGGGCAGCCGGTCAAGGATGTGGTCATCACCGTTCCGGCCTACTTTGACGACACCCAGCGCCAGGCCACCAAGGATGCCGGCCGTATCGCCGGCCTCAATGTGCTCCGGATCATCAACGAGCCCACGGCGGCCTGCCTGGCCTACGGGCTGGACAAGAAGAAAGAGGGCACGGTGGCGGTGTTCGACCTGGGAGGCGGAACCTTCGACATCTCCATCCTGGAGATCGGCGAGGGGGTCTTCGAGGTAAAGGCCACCTCCGGGGACACCTTCCTCGGCGGTGAGGACTTCGACATGCGCATCGTGGACTACATTGCCGAGGAATTCAAAAAGGAACACGGGATCGACCTGCGCCAGGACCGCATGGCCCTCCAGCGGCTCAAGGAGGCCGCGGAGAAGGCCAAGATCGAGCTTTCCACCGTGACCGAGACCGAGATCAATCTCCCCTTCATCACCGCGGACGCCTCCGGTCCGAAACACCTGGTGATGAAGCTCACCCGGGCCAAACTCGAGGCCCTGGTGGAGGACCTCATTGACCGACTCGAGGAGCCCTGCCGGATCGCCATGAAGGATGCCGGGGTGACCCCGCAGGACATCGACGAGGTGATCCTGGTGGGGGGCATGACCCGGATGCCCCGGGTGCAGCAGAAGGTCAAGGAGATCTTCGGCAAGGAACCGGTCAAGGGGGTCAACCCCGACGAGGTGGTGGCCATGGGGGCGGCCATCCAGGCCGGGGTGCTCAAGGGCGAGGTGAAGGATGTGCTGCTGCTGGATGTGACGCCGCTTTCCCTGGGGATCGAGACCCTGGGTGGGGTCTTTACGGTGATCATCCCCCGGGGCACCACCATTCCCACCCGCAAGAGCCAGATCTTTACCACCGCGGCGGACAACCAGACCTCGGTCACCATCCATGTATTGCAGGGCGAGCGCCCCATGGCCGCGGACAACAAGAGCATTGCCCGTTTCGAGCTGGTGGGTATTCCGCCGGCTCCGCGGGGGGTGCCTCAGATCGAGGTCACCTTTGACATAGACGCCGACGGGATTCTCCATGTGACCGCCAAGGATCTGGGCACCGGTAAGGAGCAGTCCATCGTGGTGAAGCCCTCCTCCGGGCTCTCCGAGGAGGAGATTCAGCGCATCATCAAGGAGGCCGAGGCCCATGCCGAGGAGGACCGCCGGCGCAGGGAGCTGGCCGAGGCGCGCAACCAGGCCGACAGCCTCATCTACTCCACGGAAAAGTCCCTTAAGGACCTCGGGGACAAGGTGCCCGAGGATCTTCGCAAGCAGGTGGAGGAGAAGATCGCCGAGCTCCGCAAGGCCATGGAGGGCACCGATCCTGAGGCCATTCGTCGGGCCACGGACGAGCTGACCAGGGTGTCCTATCGCCTGGCGGAGATGGTTTACAAGCAAACCGGATCTCAGGCCGGCGGGGCCTCCGGTGCGGCGGAGACCGGGTCCTCCGGGGAGGAGAAAAAGGGCGGAGGGGACGAGGTCATTGACGCCGACTTCGAGGAGATGAAGTAG
- the grpE gene encoding nucleotide exchange factor GrpE encodes MIPVEEKPEKTETAEKTPEEGVREEKIEVPREEWERLQEEVKTWKERALRYAAEVENLKKTFKREKEEFYRYALENVFRELLPSVDNLERALEAAEKSGEARSLVEGVALTLKGLISAMEKFGLTQFEVALGEAFNPHHHEALHVEETEEHPEGTVVRVYQKGYRLHDRVLRPALVAVAKRPATRQENNSGEEVKENGG; translated from the coding sequence ATGATACCGGTGGAAGAAAAGCCCGAAAAGACGGAAACCGCGGAAAAAACTCCGGAAGAAGGCGTACGCGAGGAAAAGATCGAGGTCCCGCGGGAGGAGTGGGAGCGGCTTCAGGAGGAGGTGAAGACCTGGAAGGAGCGGGCCCTGCGCTACGCGGCGGAGGTGGAGAATCTGAAGAAGACCTTCAAGCGGGAGAAGGAGGAGTTTTACCGGTACGCCCTGGAAAATGTGTTTCGGGAGCTTTTGCCCTCGGTGGACAACCTGGAGCGGGCGCTTGAGGCGGCGGAGAAGTCCGGCGAGGCCAGGAGTCTGGTGGAGGGGGTGGCGCTGACGCTCAAGGGTCTCATCTCCGCCATGGAGAAGTTCGGGCTCACCCAGTTCGAGGTGGCTCTGGGTGAGGCCTTCAATCCTCACCACCACGAGGCCCTCCATGTGGAGGAGACCGAGGAACATCCGGAGGGCACGGTGGTGAGGGTCTATCAGAAGGGATACAGGCTTCACGACCGGGTGCTCAGGCCGGCCCTGGTGGCGGTGGCCAAGCGCCCGGCGACCAGACAAGAGAATAATTCCGGGGAGGAGGTAAAGGAAAATGGCGGATAA
- the hrcA gene encoding heat-inducible transcriptional repressor HrcA, with translation MKAAYGLSERHEKVLSLVTEEYIETAAPVGSRTVAKRFRPPLSPATIRNVMADLEDLGLLTQPHTSAGRIPTEEGFRYYVEHLLEPEPLPEETALLIESRLSREAETESWEMLLRTVSNILSDLSGFPVIVTTPKLEFEKLVKIDFVPLSEGVVLAVAVSASGMVIHRVFRVPGDFPVRRLEALAGLLNQRLPGLTLRELREVLSSELEYEKGVLEELFRMLSESSEEPVVEGLGRLLDLPEFQDLDRLREILHAFEEKRLLLQLIDRCLEARTPQVLIGEPGPRCPFRKCGAIVASYTYREVPVGGVAIVGPVRMAYARLIPLVDFAARELSRRLDKLSS, from the coding sequence ATGAAGGCGGCCTACGGTCTTTCCGAGCGCCACGAGAAGGTCCTCTCCCTGGTAACGGAGGAGTACATAGAGACCGCGGCCCCGGTGGGTTCCCGCACCGTGGCTAAACGCTTTCGTCCCCCGCTTTCCCCGGCCACCATTCGCAATGTCATGGCCGATCTCGAGGATCTCGGGCTCCTCACCCAGCCCCACACCTCGGCCGGACGCATCCCCACCGAGGAGGGTTTCCGCTACTATGTGGAACACCTCCTCGAACCGGAACCCCTCCCCGAGGAGACCGCCCTCCTCATTGAAAGTCGTCTCTCCCGGGAAGCGGAGACCGAGAGCTGGGAAATGCTCCTGCGCACCGTGAGCAACATCCTCTCGGACCTCTCCGGGTTTCCGGTGATCGTCACCACGCCCAAACTCGAGTTTGAGAAACTGGTGAAGATCGACTTCGTGCCCCTTTCCGAGGGGGTGGTGCTCGCGGTGGCGGTGAGCGCCTCGGGCATGGTCATTCACCGGGTCTTCAGGGTCCCGGGGGACTTTCCGGTGCGCAGACTGGAGGCCCTGGCCGGACTTCTCAATCAGAGACTTCCCGGGCTTACCCTTCGGGAGCTCCGGGAGGTCCTTTCCTCGGAGCTGGAATACGAGAAAGGCGTGCTCGAGGAACTCTTCCGGATGCTTTCGGAAAGTTCCGAGGAACCGGTGGTAGAGGGTCTGGGGAGGCTGCTGGACCTTCCGGAATTCCAGGACCTTGATCGTCTGCGGGAGATCCTTCACGCCTTTGAGGAAAAGAGGCTACTCCTTCAACTCATTGACCGCTGTCTCGAGGCCCGTACCCCCCAGGTTCTCATCGGAGAACCCGGTCCGCGCTGTCCCTTCAGGAAGTGCGGGGCCATCGTGGCCTCCTACACCTATCGCGAGGTGCCGGTGGGAGGGGTGGCCATAGTGGGCCCCGTGCGGATGGCCTACGCCCGCCTCATTCCTCTCGTGGACTTCGCCGCCCGGGAACTCTCCCGGAGACTGGACAAGCTCTCCTCCTGA
- the htpX gene encoding zinc metalloprotease HtpX, which yields MSTNTLKTFVLLAALTALFVVVGDLIGGRSGATVALFMAFFMNFFAYWFSDKVALAMSGARPVAEHEDPELHALVADLARRAGLPKPRVYMIPTETPNAFATGRNPSNAAVAVTAGIRRLLSRDELEGVLAHELAHIRNRDILISSIAAVIAGAISYLAYMGQWALFWGGLGGDDEDRGNPLALIGALLAIILAPLAATLIQLAISRSREYLADATGARICRCPLSLARALEKLEAWNRQLPMQVNPAQAQMFIVNPLSGDTLVRLFSTHPPIEDRVARLKEMALRSEYY from the coding sequence ATGAGTACCAATACGCTTAAGACCTTCGTATTGCTGGCCGCGCTCACCGCCCTTTTCGTGGTGGTGGGTGATCTGATAGGGGGCCGTTCCGGGGCCACGGTGGCTCTCTTCATGGCCTTCTTCATGAACTTCTTCGCCTACTGGTTCTCGGACAAGGTGGCACTGGCCATGAGCGGGGCCCGACCCGTGGCCGAACACGAGGACCCGGAACTTCACGCCCTGGTGGCGGATCTGGCCCGACGGGCGGGTCTCCCCAAGCCCAGGGTCTACATGATCCCTACCGAAACCCCCAACGCCTTCGCCACCGGGCGCAACCCCTCGAACGCCGCCGTGGCGGTCACCGCGGGAATAAGAAGGCTCCTTTCCCGGGACGAACTGGAGGGGGTTCTGGCCCACGAGCTCGCCCACATCCGCAACCGGGACATCCTCATCTCCTCCATCGCCGCGGTGATAGCCGGAGCCATTTCCTACCTGGCCTACATGGGACAGTGGGCCCTCTTCTGGGGCGGGCTGGGGGGTGACGACGAGGATCGGGGGAATCCGCTGGCGCTGATCGGGGCGCTGCTGGCCATTATTCTGGCCCCTCTGGCCGCCACGCTGATCCAGCTCGCCATAAGTCGCAGCCGGGAGTACCTGGCCGACGCCACCGGCGCCCGGATCTGTCGCTGTCCCCTCTCCCTGGCCCGGGCCCTGGAGAAGCTCGAGGCCTGGAATCGGCAACTTCCCATGCAGGTCAATCCGGCCCAGGCCCAGATGTTCATCGTAAATCCCCTCTCCGGAGACACCCTGGTGCGGCTCTTCTCCACCCACCCGCCCATTGAAGATCGGGTAGCCCGACTCAAAGAAATGGCCCTGAGGAGTGAATACTATTGA
- a CDS encoding M48 family metalloprotease has protein sequence MKKHLILGLLALILSACAVQTGPPVAREELSRAREEIWLVKLREYLRCERRVGTVLVRLLPVTEHRAPHPWFLVKVIDLGHSPPELDRALSRIYRENLPERGYLVTFVHPEIARQGLSPGMIIRRLETRRLTLGRPVNLVLSDGQNLALVPPVVNTDPVDFRIVDATEPNAWVTPENRMYVTTALCRVLPDDAELAAVVGHELAHLKRGHLRKKMILLSLRNLLGIGVQALGGPTASDIYRLGANFALLKFSRDQEREADFYGLWYVYRAGYDLDRAARVWVHLAAVLPQGPPSILSDHPSTAERLARIRKIVAAIKSGKTFEELKDR, from the coding sequence TTGAAAAAACATCTGATTCTGGGCCTTCTGGCCCTCATTCTTTCGGCCTGTGCGGTACAGACCGGACCCCCGGTAGCCCGGGAGGAGCTCTCCCGGGCCCGGGAGGAGATTTGGCTGGTAAAGCTCAGGGAATACCTGCGCTGTGAAAGACGGGTGGGGACCGTCCTGGTGCGTCTCCTCCCCGTAACCGAACACCGGGCCCCCCATCCGTGGTTTCTGGTCAAGGTCATCGACCTGGGACACTCTCCTCCGGAGCTCGATCGCGCCCTTTCCCGAATTTACCGGGAAAACCTTCCGGAACGGGGCTACCTGGTGACCTTCGTGCATCCGGAAATAGCCCGCCAGGGACTGAGCCCCGGAATGATCATCCGGCGCCTGGAAACGCGCCGTCTGACCCTCGGCCGTCCGGTAAACCTCGTCCTCTCCGACGGACAGAACCTGGCCCTGGTGCCCCCGGTGGTCAACACCGACCCGGTGGACTTCCGCATCGTGGACGCCACCGAACCCAACGCCTGGGTGACCCCGGAGAACCGCATGTATGTGACCACGGCGCTCTGTCGGGTGCTTCCGGACGACGCGGAACTGGCCGCGGTGGTGGGACACGAACTGGCCCACCTCAAACGCGGACACCTCCGTAAAAAAATGATCCTTCTCAGCCTTCGCAATCTCCTGGGAATCGGAGTCCAGGCCCTGGGAGGTCCAACGGCCAGTGACATATACCGTCTGGGGGCGAACTTCGCCCTTCTCAAGTTTTCCCGGGATCAGGAACGGGAGGCCGACTTTTACGGCCTTTGGTATGTCTACAGGGCCGGTTACGACCTGGATCGGGCCGCACGGGTCTGGGTGCACCTGGCCGCGGTGCTCCCCCAGGGGCCTCCCTCCATTCTCTCCGATCACCCCTCCACCGCCGAGCGCCTGGCCCGGATCCGGAAGATCGTGGCGGCCATAAAGTCCGGAAAAACCTTCGAGGAACTCAAGGACCGTTGA
- a CDS encoding ABC transporter ATP-binding protein — protein sequence MTSPFAFLTRVLRFLKPYWSYVALALLFSLLASLTSGGIAWLVKPVMDEVFIAKNYLYLRLLPLGVIAFFGVRGVASLLQAYFMRAASLRMVNDLRVELYRKLIHLPLAHFERDGSGRNLSRVLNDTLVIEPILSNVFQVFLLEGFNALVLLAVAFSRSLKLTLVSLLVLPAIAYGGQYLSRKVRRHRRRAQRTIGELTHRLTETFTGLREVKVYGRESGVLKLFRREIDRYAGFLLKITKYREGSKSLVDVMTGVGGAMIIALGGYLIVRGELSPGAFFSVLTAILMLFTPIRKMARAYTGLSDAQAAWERLEEVLRLPEERGGTHRARPLREGIRFEGVSFRYPGAAEWALKDLDLEIPVGRVTALVGPSGAGKSTLAALIPRFYDPTEGRILWDGMDLREFDLESLRGHIGLVSQEIVIFNATVAENIAFGDPGASRTAIEEAARLANAHEFIEKLPQGYDTLLGEGGVSLSGGQKQRLAIARAILRNPSLLILDEATSQLDPLSERLVQEALSRLMRGRTTLVIAHRISTITGADKIVVLERGRKVAEGRHQELLATSPLYRKLYRLFQG from the coding sequence GTGACCTCTCCCTTTGCCTTCCTCACCAGGGTTCTGCGCTTCCTGAAACCTTACTGGTCCTATGTGGCCCTGGCTCTCCTTTTCTCCCTGCTGGCCTCCCTCACCTCCGGCGGGATCGCCTGGCTGGTCAAACCGGTGATGGACGAGGTCTTCATCGCCAAAAACTACCTCTACCTCAGGCTTTTACCCCTGGGGGTGATCGCGTTCTTCGGGGTTCGGGGAGTGGCCTCCCTGCTTCAGGCCTACTTCATGCGAGCGGCTTCCCTGCGCATGGTAAACGATCTGCGCGTGGAACTTTACCGGAAACTCATCCACCTGCCCCTGGCCCACTTCGAGCGGGACGGTTCCGGACGCAACCTCTCCCGCGTCCTCAACGACACCCTGGTCATAGAACCCATCCTGAGCAATGTTTTTCAGGTCTTCCTTCTCGAAGGGTTCAACGCCCTGGTGCTCCTTGCGGTGGCCTTTTCCCGGAGTCTTAAGCTCACCTTGGTTTCGCTTCTGGTGCTCCCGGCCATTGCTTACGGGGGGCAGTATCTTTCCCGGAAGGTGCGACGCCACCGCCGACGGGCCCAGCGGACCATAGGCGAACTCACCCATCGTCTCACCGAAACCTTTACCGGGCTCCGGGAGGTCAAGGTTTACGGACGGGAGTCCGGAGTCCTCAAGCTCTTTCGTCGGGAGATCGACCGCTACGCCGGTTTTCTTCTGAAGATCACCAAGTACCGGGAGGGTTCCAAGAGCCTGGTGGATGTGATGACCGGGGTCGGCGGGGCGATGATCATCGCCCTGGGGGGGTATCTCATCGTGAGGGGCGAGCTCAGCCCGGGGGCCTTTTTCTCGGTCCTTACCGCCATACTCATGCTTTTCACCCCCATTCGGAAGATGGCCCGGGCCTACACCGGTCTTTCCGATGCCCAGGCGGCCTGGGAGCGGCTGGAGGAGGTCCTGCGACTTCCCGAGGAAAGAGGCGGAACGCACCGGGCCCGACCTCTCCGGGAGGGAATCCGGTTCGAGGGGGTCTCCTTTCGTTATCCCGGGGCCGCGGAGTGGGCCCTTAAGGACCTCGATCTGGAAATACCCGTGGGGCGGGTCACGGCCCTGGTGGGTCCCAGCGGGGCCGGAAAGTCAACGCTGGCCGCCCTCATCCCCCGGTTTTACGATCCCACCGAGGGCCGCATACTGTGGGACGGGATGGATCTGCGGGAGTTCGACCTGGAGTCCCTGCGCGGTCACATAGGACTGGTATCCCAGGAGATCGTGATCTTCAACGCCACGGTGGCGGAGAACATCGCCTTCGGCGACCCGGGGGCCTCCCGCACGGCCATAGAAGAAGCCGCCCGTCTGGCCAACGCCCACGAATTCATCGAAAAACTCCCGCAGGGCTACGACACCCTTCTCGGGGAGGGCGGGGTATCCCTTTCCGGGGGGCAGAAACAGCGCCTGGCCATCGCCCGGGCCATCCTGAGAAATCCCTCCCTCCTGATCCTGGACGAGGCCACCAGCCAGCTCGATCCCCTTTCCGAGCGACTGGTTCAGGAAGCCCTTTCCCGTCTCATGCGGGGGCGCACCACCCTGGTGATCGCCCACCGGATCTCCACCATTACCGGGGCGGACAAGATCGTGGTGCTGGAGCGGGGAAGGAAGGTGGCCGAGGGACGCCATCAGGAGCTCCTCGCCACCTCCCCCCTTTACCGGAAATTGTACCGACTCTTTCAGGGATAA